One window of the Bubalus bubalis isolate 160015118507 breed Murrah chromosome 8, NDDB_SH_1, whole genome shotgun sequence genome contains the following:
- the LOC123334826 gene encoding uncharacterized protein LOC123334826 translates to MQGCHLKMLTPLLLLLGLGSVFGALLSQKPSRAICQRGTSVTIECHQVDSQLASMYWYRQLPGQSLVLMATANQGSKATYESGFTDNKFPISRPKLEFSTLTVSNASSEDSSSYFCSAGDTVLGTDQGSQQEPLCLPPSSQPGSVFGALLSQKPSRAIHQRGTFVTIECQVDSQVNFMYWYRQLPGQSLVLMATANQGSKATYESGFTEDKFPISRPKLEFSTLTVSNASSEDSSSYFCSAGDTVLGTDQGSQQEPLCLPPSSRPACGISVPQPGIEPSTLLWKCGVLTTGSPGKSMYQFISVVDWAGNGESTPFPTFTGLTSCYPGLTSNTISPERAFLTFYAHIVPVDPATSYSHLLSLYPISITPNH, encoded by the exons ATGCAAGGCTGTCACCTAAAGATGTTGACTCCTCTGCTACTTCTCCTGGGACTGG GTTCTGTGTTTGGTGCTCTCCTCTCTCAAAAGCCAAGCAGGGCCATCTGTCAACGTGGGACCTCCGTGACGATTGAGTGTCATCAGGTTGATAGCCAGCTCGCCTCGATGTACTGGTACCGTCAGCTTCCAGGACAGAGCTTGGTGCTGATGGCTACTGCCAATCAGGGCTCCAAGGCTACTTATGAGAGTGGGTTTACTGACAACAAGTTTCCCATTAGCCGCCCGAAACTGGAGTTCTCAACTCTGACTGTGAGCAACGCAAGCTCCGAAGACAGTAGCTCTTAtttctgcagtgctggagacacagtgctgggcacagatCAAGGGTCTCAGCAAGAACCCCTCTGCCTTCCACCCAGCTCTCAGCCAG GTTCTGTATTCGGTGCTCTCCTCTCTCAAAAGCCAAGCAGGGCCATCCATCAACGCGGGACCTTCGTGACAATCGAGTGTCAGGTCGATAGCCAGGTCAATTTCATGTACTGGTACCGTCAGCTTCCAGGACAGAGCTTGGTGCTGATGGCTACTGCCAATCAGGGCTCCAAGGCTACTTACGAGAGTGGGTTTACTGAAGACAAGTTTCCCATTAGCCGCCCGAAACTGGAGTTCTCAACTCTGACTGTGAGCAACGCAAGCTCCGAAGACAGCAGCTCTTAtttctgcagtgctggagacacagtgctgggcacagatCAAGGGTCTCAGCAAGAACCCCTCTGCCTTCCACCCAGCTCCCGGCCAG cctgtgggatctcagttccccaaccaggaattgaaccctcaaccctgctttggaagtgtggagtcttaaccactggatcaccagggaagtccatgtatcAATTTATTTCTGTTGTAGACTGGGCAGGGAATGGCGAAAGCACTCCTTTCCCCACCTTCACAGGGCTGACGTCTTGTTATCCAGGTCTCACCTCAAATACCATCTCCCCAGAGAGAGCTTTCCTAACCTTCTATGCTCACATAGTACCTGTGGACCCAGCCACCAGTTACTCACATTTATTATCACTTTATCCTATTTCAATAACGCCTAAtcattag
- the LOC102400615 gene encoding uncharacterized protein LOC102400615 yields MLTLLLLLLGLGSVFGALLSQKPSRAICQRGTSVMIECHQVDSQLTWMYWYRQLPGQSLVLMATSNQGSKATYERGFTEDKFPIDRPKLEFSTLTVSNASSEDSSSYFCSAGDTVLGTDQRSQQEPLSLLPSSRPGSVFGALLSQKPSRAICQRGTSVMIECRQVDSQLPEMYWYRQLPGQSLVLMATANQGSKATYESGFTENKFPISRPNLAFSTLTVSNASSEDSSSYFCSAADTVLGTDQGSQQEPLCLPSSSRPGSVFGALLSQKPSRAISQRGTSVMIECRQVDSQLTWMYWYRQLPGQSLVLMATANQGSKATYERGFTEAKFPIDRPKLEFSTLTVSNVSSEDSSSYFCSAADTVLGTDQGSQQEPLSLPPSSRPGEPEIPGRQTGGGKPQRQLPVCWWVGSV; encoded by the exons ATGCTGACTCTTCTGCTACTTCTCCTGGGACTGG GTTCTGTGTTCGGTGCTCTCCTCTCTCAAAAGCCAAGCAGGGCCATCTGTCAACGCGGGACCTCCGTGATGATAGAGTGTCATCAGGTTGATAGCCAGCTCACCTGGATGTACTGGTACCGTCAGCTTCCAGGACAGAGCTTGGTGCTGATGGCTACCTCAAATCAGGGCTCCAAGGCTACTTACGAGAGGGGGTTTACTGAGGACAAGTTTCCCATTGACCGCCCGAAACTGGAGTTCTCAACTCTGACTGTGAGCAACGCGAGCTCCGAAGACAGCAGCTCTTAtttctgcagtgctggagacacagtgCTAGGCACAGATCAAAGGTCTCAGCAAGAACCTCTCTCCCTCCTACCCAGCTCCCGGCCAG GTTCTGTGTTCGGTGCTCTCCTCTCTCAAAAGCCAAGCAGGGCCATCTGTCAACGCGGGACCTCCGTGATGATCGAGTGTCGTCAGGTTGATAGCCAGCTCCCCGAGATGTACTGGTACCGTCAGCTTCCAGGACAGAGCTTGGTGCTGATGGCTACTGCCAATCAGGGCTCCAAGGCTACTTACGAGAGTGGGTTTACTGAAAACAAGTTTCCTATCAGCCGCCCGAACCTGGCATTCTCAACTCTGACTGTGAGCAACGCCAGCTCCGAAGACAGCAGCTCTTATTTCTGCAGTGCTGCAgacacagtgctgggcacagatCAAGGGTCTCAGCAAGAACCCCTCTGCCTTCCATCCAGCTCCCGGCCAG GTTCTGTGTTCGGTGCTCTCCTCTCTCAAAAGCCAAGCAGGGCCATCTCTCAACGCGGGACCTCCGTGATGATCGAGTGTCGTCAGGTTGATAGCCAGCTCACCTGGATGTACTGGTACCGTCAGCTTCCAGGACAGAGCTTGGTGCTGATGGCTACTGCCAATCAGGGCTCCAAGGCTACTTACGAGAGGGGGTTTACTGAGGCCAAGTTTCCCATTGACCGCCCAAAACTGGAGTTCTCAACTCTGACTGTGAGCAACGTGAGCTCCGAAGACAGCAGCTCTTATTTCTGCAGTGCTGCAgacacagtgctgggcacagatCAAGGGTCTCAGCAAGaacctctctccctcccacccagctCCCGGCCAGGTGAGCCTGAGATCCCTGGGAGGCAGACTGGAGGGGGGAAACCACAGAGGCAGCTGCCTGTGTGCTGGTGGGTGGGGTCGGTGTGA